The Psychrosphaera ytuae genome includes a region encoding these proteins:
- a CDS encoding DUF3025 domain-containing protein, with product MKKFSSYTHWTTEFAAQGCFDDINQMAAFDEWQQWPSCKALDSLLPYEVTNNNNKLIQFVEQRPDQDYSAVDYETQIYDTGKVPTRSQSWHDIFGALVWSMFPLSKAKINELHVKDIRSHGAETRSKLRNALTLFDECGVVIVTKNQDVLEQLRNHQWEEALWQNRELWHQKSEQGVAVYQFGHANYEMLTKPFVGLTGKWICVDASAEILSLPKNVQYRILDQKLNALLTEGLLSDNSKMSPLPLLGVPGWHTDNEDKAYYENTDYFRPKRQTNVNEKD from the coding sequence ATGAAAAAGTTTTCAAGTTACACGCACTGGACGACAGAGTTTGCTGCGCAAGGTTGTTTTGACGACATTAACCAAATGGCTGCCTTTGACGAATGGCAACAATGGCCAAGCTGTAAAGCACTCGATTCGCTTTTGCCGTATGAGGTCACAAACAATAACAACAAGCTCATTCAGTTTGTTGAGCAAAGACCGGATCAAGATTATTCCGCGGTTGATTATGAAACTCAGATTTATGATACAGGCAAAGTCCCGACTCGAAGCCAATCATGGCATGACATCTTTGGTGCATTGGTGTGGAGTATGTTTCCACTGAGTAAAGCCAAAATAAACGAACTTCACGTTAAAGATATTCGCAGTCATGGCGCAGAGACCCGCTCAAAATTACGCAATGCCCTTACTTTGTTTGATGAATGTGGTGTTGTCATTGTCACTAAAAATCAAGACGTTTTAGAACAGCTCCGAAATCACCAATGGGAAGAGGCCTTGTGGCAAAATAGGGAACTATGGCATCAAAAATCTGAGCAAGGTGTCGCTGTATACCAATTCGGTCACGCCAATTACGAAATGTTGACCAAGCCATTTGTCGGATTAACAGGTAAATGGATTTGCGTAGATGCCAGTGCTGAAATTTTGAGTCTGCCTAAAAATGTTCAGTATCGAATTTTAGATCAGAAGCTTAATGCGTTGTTAACAGAAGGGTTGCTGTCTGATAACTCTAAAATGTCTCCGTTACCTCTGCTGGGTGTTCCTGGCTGGCATACAGATAACGAAGATAAAGCCTATTATGAAAATACCGATTATTTTCGACCAAAACGTCAGACGAATGTGAACGAAAAAGACTAG
- a CDS encoding PQQ-dependent sugar dehydrogenase — translation MERLSRLTKQFFQTSKSRVAITAIGASFIAVTTSVSTFASEANASYQLDWTFSTSTVASDLHKPWGIAALNDDLFLITERDGKVRLWDNKNNTMSPADETFTDFVFESGQGGMLDVLAHPNFAENNLVYLTYSAGHRLKNATRLSTAEVVLQKDNNGKVTSFSLKNKRDIFTAQPFKAATYHFAGRLVFMPDGTLVFGVGDGYTHMDKAQTLDNHFGKVIRINDDGSVPADNPYVEMAKKDETIKPEIYSYGHRNPQGMYYDASRSVLFSNEHGPKGGDEINIIKPELNYGWPKITYGIDYSGSEITPHSALPEMQQPLVNWTPSIAPSSMLVYEGDLFPALKGKLVNTSLKFQEIRVVELKDKAKAAKKPVQQDYAKGPWQPANQWTFFKDQGERLRDIVETASGQLLIVTDSGKLIRLDKA, via the coding sequence ATGGAACGTTTATCTCGATTGACTAAACAGTTTTTTCAAACCTCTAAAAGCCGCGTTGCGATTACTGCAATCGGTGCTTCATTCATTGCAGTAACGACCAGTGTGAGTACGTTCGCATCAGAGGCGAACGCGAGTTATCAATTAGACTGGACGTTTTCAACGTCGACGGTTGCGTCGGATTTACATAAGCCTTGGGGTATTGCGGCATTAAACGATGACTTGTTTTTAATTACTGAGCGCGATGGTAAGGTGCGACTTTGGGACAACAAAAACAATACAATGTCACCAGCAGACGAGACGTTTACTGACTTTGTTTTTGAAAGTGGCCAAGGTGGGATGTTGGATGTACTAGCGCATCCTAATTTTGCTGAAAATAACCTGGTCTACCTTACTTATTCAGCTGGCCATCGCCTTAAAAATGCAACTCGCCTTTCAACTGCTGAAGTGGTTTTACAAAAAGACAACAATGGTAAGGTCACCAGTTTTTCTCTCAAAAACAAACGTGATATTTTTACTGCACAGCCGTTTAAAGCTGCGACTTATCATTTTGCCGGTCGTTTAGTCTTTATGCCAGATGGAACTTTAGTGTTTGGTGTAGGTGACGGTTATACCCATATGGACAAAGCACAAACCTTAGACAACCACTTCGGTAAAGTGATTCGAATCAACGATGACGGCAGTGTTCCTGCTGACAACCCGTATGTAGAAATGGCTAAGAAAGACGAAACCATCAAGCCAGAGATTTATTCATATGGACATAGAAACCCGCAAGGCATGTATTATGACGCTAGCCGCAGTGTTTTGTTTTCTAACGAACACGGCCCAAAAGGCGGTGACGAAATTAATATTATCAAACCAGAGTTAAACTACGGTTGGCCTAAGATCACTTACGGAATCGACTACTCAGGCTCAGAGATAACGCCGCATAGCGCTTTACCAGAAATGCAACAGCCTTTGGTAAACTGGACGCCTTCGATCGCGCCTTCTTCTATGCTGGTTTATGAGGGCGATTTATTTCCAGCGCTTAAAGGTAAACTTGTAAATACGTCATTAAAGTTTCAAGAAATTCGTGTCGTAGAGCTTAAGGACAAAGCGAAAGCGGCCAAAAAGCCAGTTCAGCAAGACTATGCAAAAGGTCCCTGGCAGCCAGCTAATCAATGGACGTTTTTTAAAGACCAAGGTGAGCGTTTAAGAGACATAGTCGAAACGGCGTCAGGCCAGTTATTGATTGTCACGGATAGCGGCAAGTTAATTCGATTGGATAAAGCATAA
- a CDS encoding DUF6868 family protein, giving the protein MELNYDFLVSLFGWMSVINLVCLLLFTLFVTLLKPVTLTIHTKLLGIKEEQLELLYIKVLAYYKLTAIVFVFSPYLALKAMAG; this is encoded by the coding sequence ATGGAATTAAATTATGACTTTTTAGTATCGTTATTTGGTTGGATGAGTGTTATCAACTTAGTTTGTTTACTGCTTTTTACTTTATTCGTGACGCTGTTAAAGCCTGTGACCCTGACGATTCACACCAAACTTCTAGGCATAAAAGAAGAGCAGCTTGAGCTGCTCTATATAAAGGTTCTTGCTTATTACAAGCTAACCGCCATTGTATTTGTCTTTAGTCCGTATTTAGCGCTAAAAGCAATGGCCGGGTAA